From Populus trichocarpa isolate Nisqually-1 chromosome 19, P.trichocarpa_v4.1, whole genome shotgun sequence, a single genomic window includes:
- the LOC127904796 gene encoding uncharacterized protein LOC127904796 produces the protein MVQFEEERSARKAAESDMRDYQKRAESSKGRMMVLQSEIEIREEELRELRSHYFEMEEELSKAKQERQECQDYMDNFAVQINSKIAELDIEKEELQRVRDKLARSEDMVRVLERSNESLGASNEVIIADNTVFHDKIRHMTKQVEQAARYVERLQQQATQVGNNAAKYREYMGAITSFIGDLANRGNAF, from the coding sequence ATGGTGCAATttgaggaagagagaagtgCAAGAAAGGCCGCTGAGTCTGATATGAGAGATTACCAGAAGAGAGCTGAGTCTTCGAAAGGAAGGATGATGGTTCTACAATCTGAGATTGAGATACGAGAAGAAGAGTTGAGGGAGTTGAGAAGCCATTACTTCGAGATGGAAGAGGAGCTGAGTAAGGCTAAGCAAGAACGTCAAGAATGTCAAGACTACATGGACAACTTTGCAGttcaaattaactccaaaatagcCGAGCTGGATATAGAAAAGGAAGAACTGCAGAGGGTAAGGGATAAGTTAGCACGGTCAGAGGATATGGTTCGAGTTTTGGAAAGAAGTAATGAATCCTTAGGGGCCAGCAACGAAGTGATAATTGCAGATAACACCGTGTTCCATGATAAGATAAGGCATATGACAAAGCAGGTCGAGCAAGCAGCCCGCTATGTGGAAAGGTTGCAACAACAAGCCACCCAAGTTGGAAATAACGCTGCAAAGTATCGAGAATACATGGGGGCCATCACCTCTTTTATTGGGGACTTAGCTAATAGAGGAAATGCCTTTTAA